The Meles meles chromosome 12, mMelMel3.1 paternal haplotype, whole genome shotgun sequence genomic sequence TGGCAAACCCAGGGGTGAGGCTGTCCTGATGTCCCTCTGTCTGTGTCTCCCCCCAGGTGCCATGTCTCTGCAAGTCCTCCTTCTTCTGATTTTGCTGTGCCCTGACAGCAGCCTCCAGCTATGGGGGATAGGGAAGAATGGAACCCAGGAGGCCCCAGACGCCCTGCTCGCCCGGGGCCGGAGACAGGTGGATGAGGACCAAGAAGAGGACTCGTATGACTATGTTACAGAAGGCACAGGCCCTCCAGAAATGCTTACAGATAACCCTGGGTCTTTGGCCCTGACTCCGAAACTTCTGGTGGAGTTGGTGACATTGGGGCATGGAAATCCTGAGCCAGACGCTCTGGAGGTGGCCACAGGGGAGTCGGCTAGCCTGGATGCAGGAGGGGTGACCCTGGGGAATCTGAGCACGGAAGTGGCCACACAAGCCATTCCTGTCACAGCAAATCCACTGACCAAAGCACCGGCCACTACATTACCTCCCATCACAGAGGTTCCATCCACAGAGAGGGCTCTGTCTACAGAGTGGGCCACTACCGAGGCCCTGTCCACAGAGCCAGCAGCCACAGAGGCACTGACCACGCAACCTGTGGACACAGAGGCCCCGTCCATGAAGTCTACTGTCGTGGAGACCCTGTCCACAGGGCCAGAAGCCACGGATGCCCTGTCCACGGAGCCTACTACCACAGAGGCCCCATCCATGAAGCCTACTGTCGTGGAGACCCTGTCCACAGGGCCAGAAGCCACAGACGCCCTGTCCACGGAGCCTACTGCCACAGAGGCCCCATCCATGAAGTCTACTGTTGTGGAGACCCTGTCCACAGGGCCAGAAGCCACAGACGCCCTGTCCACGGAGCCCACTGCCACAGAGCCCCTGTCCGCAGATCCAGCCACCACCATAGGGCACCTAACCACCAGCCCTCTTGTGACCTCTGATCCTCAAAACAGCACCACTGTGGCAGCGGGCAATTTGTCTGCTGTCCTCACCGAGCAATGGAAAAACAGGCATCGTCTCTCCCCACAGAGCTCCGTGGCCCCCATCCCCACGGGGGCCCCGGATCACATCCCTGTGAAGCAGTGCCTGCTGGCCATCCTCATCTTGGCCCTGGTAGCCACAACCTTTCTCGTGTGCACCGTGGTGCTGGCCGTCCGCCTCTCCCGCAAGAATCACATGTACCCCGTGCGCAATTATTCCCCCACCGAGATGGTCTGCATCTCATCCCTGCTGCCTGAGGGGGGCGAGGTGCCCCCTGCCACGACCAATGGGGGCCTGCCCAATGCCAAGAGCCAGGGCATAAAGGCGGAGCCTGGGGAGGGCCGAGACGGGGACGACCTCACCTTGCAGAGCTTCCTCCCTTAACTCCTCCGTTCGTCCACCGGAGCAGGACCCTGGCCTCCTTGCTCCCTCCAGGGCCTGCCGGGCCACCACCGAGCACCCAGGCTCTGTTCCATGGTCTGGGTTTCCTTGGGGCCCCCCAGGGATGAGGATCTTTAGGACAGGGTTGCCCCACAGGCCCGAAAGGGGCTGAACTCCTGTAGCCAGAGCAGGACTGGTGAGCGAGCCGCCCTGGTCTCCCCCGCCTCCACTGGaggtccccccacctccctgcctcccacctgtCTGGGCTCCCTCTAAAGCCTCCAACCACTGAGGTCTCCTCCCCTGGCGCTCAGGGAAGACCTAGAGTCTTCTGGCTGCGCTGGTCACCGTACAGGAATGGGCATTGGGGGAGGGGTGCCGTGTTCCGGAGGCCTTTTGAGATCACCCCTGCACTTGGGGGCAGCTTGGCTTTTCTTGGGCGTCTCCCCAGGGAGCCAGGGTGATCCTGGCCCGAGGTCTGGGGTGTACTTGGAGAGGCTTCTTTGAGGCTGTGTGGACCAACGAgcttccttctggggacagagtaacccctttcctgccctctctcgTCTGCCCCTGTGCCTACGTTTTAGGGAAGGCTCTGTCTTGTTCACTGACGTATCTCACTCCCCAGCCCAGAGCGCAGTACAGCATGGgcctttaataaatatttgatgaacaaATGACGCCTGAATGTCTCAGGGTATCAGGGTGCCTCCTTCTGGCGGGGATTGGTCCTTTGCTGTTCACCTCagccccctccaggaagccccttGTCTGGGCCTAAAGTTGACTTCGGCATCATCTCTCGGACACTGGGACACGTGGACATGTTGGCACATCCTTGGGCAGCTGGGGAAGGTTTTAGGCTGTCATGGGGACACGGGGGCTGTTCCCTGAATCTACCTTGTTCAACTCACCCCATGACCTGGTTCTGGCCTACGAATCTGCCCCTCCCTCAAATCTCAGACAAACGTCAAGGCCACCCTCCCCGGAAACCCACCATGACCTCTGCCTTCTGTAGGAGGCCTCTCTCCCATTTAACACTCACCCCTCACAGGGCTGAGCACAGCTGCAGCCTGTAAGGTTTCTGTACAAAGTCTGGGGCCAGCAAACCTTTTCTTAAACCGCCGGACCAAAAATATTTCACGTTTTGCAGACCATGTGGTCTCAGCGGCAGGTCTCAACCCCATCCTCCGTCCTCGTCGGTCGAATGTGGTGCTGGACAGTGTGTCACGAATGAATGGGGTGGGCTGGGTTCTAAATAAAACTCTATTTACAAGCAGGCGGCAGGCTCTGTTTGCTGACCCCCAATTTAAGCACTGGGCAAGCACCCCGGTAGTGTGCGACGTTGTGATTTAAGCCCTAGAAGCCCCATATTGGGGGAAACTCGACAGCCCCAGCAAAGCAGGACCACTGGCTGCCCTACTCAAGTGAGGCTCGCCGTGTGCCTGCGTTACCGCCTTCGGACCCACGCTGACCCCGAGGGTCGGATCCGCCCGCCAAAGCTCCCAGAGTGGCGGGAGCCCGTATTCAGACCCGGGATCTTCCAGACCCGGGATCTTCCGCCTCCGGATGCTTCTCTGTCACTGTGGGATCAAGAGAAGGAGCTGCGGCGACAAGCACTCTGTTCTGCCTTCTGGGAGGGGATACGGCTCATCGTGTGCACTGTTTCTCTTCTAGAAACATACCTCCAGGGCCTCCTTGGGAGCCACGGATCCCTTCACTTCAGGGTGTGGCCTGCAGAGAGAGTTCAGACAGGCTTGAGTCCCGGTAGGTACTGGCTGCAGCTGGAGATGGTGTGGGAGACTGGCCCGGCAGGAGGGGACGTGGCAGACCCTGGGGGCTGAGTCAGAAGTGGAGGGATGTCGGCTCCTGCCCCCAACTCTCCAGTGTGACACGCAAAGAAGGCGTTCAGGGCGCTTTGGTGGGCGGGGGGTGTCCACCCTGGGCCAGGGCAGCTGACCCTGGAAAAGGCGGGACTGTGCATTAGGAGAAACATGGGCTTACTTGCCCTTTGGAAGTGATGAGAAAGTGATGGGGGACTCAACGTCATGGAGCGGGGGACCGAGGCCGAAGGACTTGGGGGACATCTGAGGAGTGTCACCCCGTCCTTCTGGGCAGGGAGCAGGTCCCCACGTTCCCCGCTCCGCTGGAGGACACTGCTGCCCCAGAGCCCCTTGGCGGCTTTCCCTCAGGCCCCGGGACTGAAGTGGGCATTGGGGATGACAGGTGCTCGAAGCGGCCACCAGGGGGCGCCCGCCACCAGCTTTTGGAGCTGTTGAGAGCCCGGAGCTTCCCAGTGTGGGAGAAGCAGGGGTTGCAGAAATAGGGACCAGCCGGCCGCAGACCCAGAACGAGGGCTCCTGGGGTGGATTTGTACCCAAGCGGTGATCTGTGGTGCTCGCCAACATCGTTGGTGTAAATGCTCCCGTGGCGGATTTTGAGCCACCAACTATGCATAAAATAAATGACACAACAAAGATAAACCATCTTAAGAACACAGATAAAAGCAgaatgtagtaaaataattaggaagtgatGAGTGTTGAGAATtggaggcttttaaaaaataatttaacttatGAAACAACTGGCTTACAAAATTCTGCAAAATCCAACGGTTGGCCCTCGGAGATGTCTCCCTCGTACCACTGTGCCCTCCTCCTGCCCGACCTCCCCTCGACCTTGGACTTCACTGCCTGAGTCACCCGTTCTTCCATTCGGCACATATATTCTGAGCACGAACATCAACAACATGGCCACGAGTCCCCTCAGACAGCTTGGGAAGGAGGACttgtattcttattttacagaagaagaaactgaggcagtcATCTGTCTCAGGTCACACATAGGATCTGGGACTGGAACCCAGGCCTGAATCAGAAAACCCTGTTCCTACCACAATGTCGTGCTGTCCCCAAGGTCACAGCAGGGTTCTGGGGGAATGCCGTGCCCGAAACTCTCCCCACTGCTGACCTGTCCTGGCTTCTGGAAGTCCCCATTAATCACCCTTGCATCTCCTGGTGGCTGAGGGAAGGCACTGGTACTTGGGAAGGTGACTGGGTTGAGAGCAGGTTGCAGTAATGCTGGGGGTCCAGGGCAAAGAGAGACGGCAGTGGGAGGGGCTGCAGAGTGGAGCCAGCATGTCCTGGGCGTTTGGCGCATGTGTCCGGGCCCATGCTGAACACTTCAGCTGCGCGATCTACGCAGGCCTCCTGGGACGTGACTAtaattattatcccattttactgctggggaaactgaggttcaggagGCTGGATCACTTGCGCCAGCAGGTTGCATTGCTAAGAAAGCAGACTCTGCTGACTTCAGCTTTGGcggcaaggaaggaaggagggtagACAGGAAATCAGGAAATGGGGGCGGGAGAGGGGAGGCATACTAAGTTTACTCTAGGTCTCTTGTGTCTCCCGGGCAGGGCTGCCAGCCCCACGGTGGCTTATCCGGCAGCTGATCTGGGCAGAGGTGCCTCAAACTTACCCTCTATATCCTGCCACATCTGCCACGCAGCCAGGCCCCATAACTCAGCTATCATGGTGTGTctaccctgtgccaggcaccatgctagcTCTGGGGGATGCCATGTGGGCTCCTGGCCTGGAGGGAGAACGAGAGATTCATCAGAGGATCACCTAGAAAAATAGAAGATTGTGGTGGGGCCCAGAGCCCAAAAGGAGGGGTGCTGGGGGCTGTGAGCATGTGCATTGTGGCCAGACCTGGGgtgtgggctggggaggggccaggaCAATGTTCGAGGCTGGACAGGTGCAAAGTTGTTGAGGGTCATTGTAGAGAGGAGAATGCTCCAGGGACTGAGGACGGTGTAAAGAGCAGGGTGGGGGCTTTGGGAGAATGGTCGCGCCTGGGGCGGCGGGAAGGAGCCAGAGTGGCTGCGGtggcgggcggggggtgggggtaggcaAGGCTGCGTGAGGATAAGAGGGCCTGAGTCAGTATGGGGGGTACAAGAGGGCAAGAGGGGGGGATGGAGAGGTACCTGTGAAGCAGGAAGGGTGGGGGTTGGTGATGCACCGgcagggtgaggaggaggaaagcGGATGGAAATCTCGAGTGTCCTATGTGAGCGTCATCAGTGGAAGGAGCAGGTTGGCTGGTGGGATGGGCTTCGGCCTCCAGGCTCCGGTCTGGTCCATGTCCAGGCGGAAGGGTCAAGAAGGCTGtcggaaaagatgctcaacatcattagccaatGACAGCCCCTGTGAGATGTCACCCCGTGGCTCCGGAAGGGACTACCATTCAAGGCCCAAGGTACCACGTGCTGATGAGCTGCGGAGAAGCCAGAACTCCCACGTGGCTGGCGGGAGTGCAGCAGGGTGCAGCCACGCCGGAGCCAGTGTGGCGGTTTCTTCTAAGTTAGACGTGGATTCCCCATGTTGCATGTCGGCCCCAAGGTGCATACCCGGGAGACTCCGAAATCCTTTTCCTAGGCATttctgcaaaagaatgaagacgTGTGTCCCCACAGAGACCTGTATGCCGTGTGtatggcagctttattcatagcAGCCCAAGAGCAGGGAACAATCCATCTGGTGAATGGATGCATGACGCTTCTTGGGATAAAAAGGGGCGAGCGGTTGATCCATGAGCCGATGGGGACGAATCTCAAACACACGGTGAGTTAAAGAGGCCGGACACAAAGAGCTATTTGAATGCTATGTGGCTTCCATGATAAAAAGTCCAAGAACGGGCAAAGCCGATCTAGAGTGGTAGAAATCAGCTCAGTGGTCACCCTTTTGGGCGATGATCTAGGCTGGAAGGAGGCTTGGGGAGTGATGGGGACATGCTCGATCTTGGTCTGGGTGCTGGTCACACGGGATCCTCCTCAACGCTTCTCGTCTGACCGGTGCATTTCCCTGTGTGGGAAGTGCACTCCAGTGCAAGCAAACGAACAAGCAAGCGGGCGGTGGGTTCCTGAGCCTGGGCACGCCTGCGGGTCTGCTCGGAGCACGCGTGATGGGGGAGGGCTTGGACATCCGCCCCAGGGAGGCCGGAAGAGACCACGGTTTCTTGGGTCACCCCACCTGTGTCCTGCCTAGATGCAACCCTCCTTCCCTTCAGTGGCTTCTCCTGTGCTCAGACACCATCAATGACTCCCTTCCCGGTGCCCAACGACAGAAGATGTTTCCAGTCTTGTCATTTGCTGGCCATGGACCTAAATGTTTTGTGGTCTGGACAGACTGACCTCGTCACTCCTCATTCCTCCTCACACATGCTTCCTGCTTCCGATCCATCGCCCCCTTCCACTACCTCTCTCTGGGGCTCAGCAACCCCAGGCCCCCACAGGCACTTTCTGAGCTCATGGTTGCTCTAGCCTCTGGGCTCCCTGTTTGTCTGTCCCTCCTCTTCCTGGTTCTCTGCCCTGAGCCCCGGGACAGAGACTAGACTGCCTGGCCAAAAGGTAACTCTAGTTTGTTCTTCTCCCTTCTGGGCCTCCatctctccatctgtaaaatgggtgtctGCGTGTCTGCTCATGCCACTGAGTGGCCACTGTTCACTCACCTGTTCCTCCCGCTCAGGTGGGAATCTCACGTGGCCAGGTCCTGTGGGTCTTTCATGCCCTAGAAGGCTCAGGAAGGAGACAGAAGTCAAGATGATGCCACGTATCATCTTTGTCACATAGCCTCTCCGAGCATCCCAGTCTAACTTATGCACGGTCAGGTGCCCCGGGCACCCTGAGTGGTAAGGGCGCCATCAACCTTACAGAGGCAGGAGAAGTAATGTCAGCAGCTCACTCCCATGTGCCAACCGTGAGTCTGTTCTGCTGGATTTGTTGTCTGTGTTTCATTTCATCCTCAGCCTGTGAGGTAGGTCCTATCTTTAACCCCATTTTACGGATGAAcaagctgaggttcagagaggttccATGACTTTcctgaggccacacagcttgaaaaaaaatcacagatctgGGATTAAACTCTTAGACTTGCTTGGAAGGGCAAGAAGCTGGCTCCTTGAGGAAGGGCTGGGAAAATGCCCCCAAATCTCCAGAGCTCAAAGCCACACCCTTGACCTGACCTTCCCTTGGCCACAGAGCAGAGTTCACCTCGGAGGTGAGCCCACAGTGAAGGACGGGAGGTGCTGGGAAGCAGCCACTGGGTGCCCATCCTTGGTGTCCTGCTGTGCCACGGACTGCAAAGGGGTGGTGGGACCTGAAACCAGGGGCAGGAATGGGATTGCCCTGAAGAGAGTGTGGTCCTTTTCCAACATGGTACTGGTTAGTAGTGGCCAGGATGCTCTCAATCGCCACGGGGGGCAGGGGACCGAGCACAGAATGACACACAGCTCCTGTGGAACAACCCTTCCCAAGGCATTTCCCCGTGGGTAGCTCAGCTGCACCCTGAGGCAGCTCACAGAAGTTGAAACCACTGTGTATAAGGCGGTGTGTGGTTTCAGGGTCCAAACGCGGTTGGCCATGAGGTCAGGGGTACTCCTCAGGTGGCTCTGCCCCCCGCCACCTGGCTGTCAGCCTCGGCCTCCGGCTCCTGCGCTGACTCTGCACACAGCCCCCTCCCTGGCCCGGGATGCTGCATGCTTGTGGGCAGGGATCAGGACTCAGCCTCCAGCATGACCCCGGCACAAAGCAGGCGACAGGCAGCGTTCGTGGAATATTCCAGCAGCCGGGATAGGCATGAAAGTGttttcgaggggcgcctgggtggctcagtgggttaaagcctctgccttcggctcaggtcacgatcccagggtcctggaatcaagccccgcatcgcatcgggctctctgctcagcagggagcctgcttccttctctctctctctctctctgcctgcctccctgcctacttgtgatctctgtcaaataaatttaaaaaaaaatctttaaaataaaaaaaaaagaaagtgttttcGAAGGACAGCAGGGGAAAATGCCTGTGATGTAACATCACGTGGACTCGGAGCCTCGGTCTTCTCTTCTGGGAAATGGGATAATAACAGTATCATCCCATGGCGGGTGGGGGgtgtcaggaggcagaatgagaTAGGGCTGGAGGCGAGGACGTGCTGGATAGATCACAGGCAGCAGGACTGCCGAGAGTGGAAGGAAGACTGGAAGGAGACGCAGCAAATCTTTGAGCGGCGAGCCACCTGCTGCGCGATGGTGGGTGaactttctttgttccttccagacttttctgtgttttctttgtaTCGTTCAACAAATGGAACAAAGCCATAGGTACTGGGAACTTTGGGGGTCCCAGCTTCCACCGCTGGAAGGGGAAACCATCCTCGACTTATTGCTGCCCACACGGGAAGACTCTGAGCCCGCGGTCCTCACCTGGGGGCGACTTTGCCCTCCCCGGGGACAGTGGCCATGTCTGTGGATTCATGGGTCTGGCTCCTGGCATCGGACACGTGGCCGGGCTGCTGCTACTGCCCTCCCCCcgtgcccaggacagccccccCCCCAGTCCCGACAGCAAAGAAGTGTCTGGTCCAAAAGGCCAGTAGTGCTGAGGTGGACACACCCTGCTATCCCCGCTGGGCAGTGACAGACCCACAGGGGGCCCCTTCCCAGAGTTTTCTGTAAACCCAGAGGGGCTTCTGTGTGCCAGCAACCTTGAGTAGCCTCCTGGGGGCTGGAAGGCTGGAGCTAGAGCTGCCCCCACTCTTGCTGCCCAGGAGCCTACAGAGATGCTGCCCATGTCCAAGTTCGGGGGAGTGAGAACGCCGTCACTGGACCTTGCGGTGGGACAGGCTCAGGGCTGACTTCcccaggaaaggaggaagaaaagggccTCTGGACAGGAGACCAGGGTGCCAAAGTGTCACAGACACAGACCCCTTTCCAAGGCACATGAACCCTGCCAGGGAAGCCGTGTGCACATgaaccaccctcccctccagcgcTGGTTCTGGGCTGCCCTCCTGCTCTCTGGGAGTGATCCTTTCTTGAGACCCTGTTGTCCAATCACTGGGTCCCCTGGGAGGGAGAGGCTTCGTATGATTTCCTGCAGAGTTTCGGAAGTGTAGGGCAATACTCTCCCTCTCACTGTGCTCTGACCCATGagtcttcttgttctttcttcttcacaTGCTCccgcctcaggacctttgcacttgctgtttcctctACCTTATTTCTCTTCCCAGATGTCTGCATGGCTGGCACTGTATTATCCTTCTGGTCTTAGCTGGATGTCACCTT encodes the following:
- the SELPLG gene encoding P-selectin glycoprotein ligand 1, yielding MSLQVLLLLILLCPDSSLQLWGIGKNGTQEAPDALLARGRRQVDEDQEEDSYDYVTEGTGPPEMLTDNPGSLALTPKLLVELVTLGHGNPEPDALEVATGESASLDAGGVTLGNLSTEVATQAIPVTANPLTKAPATTLPPITEVPSTERALSTEWATTEALSTEPAATEALTTQPVDTEAPSMKSTVVETLSTGPEATDALSTEPTTTEAPSMKPTVVETLSTGPEATDALSTEPTATEAPSMKSTVVETLSTGPEATDALSTEPTATEPLSADPATTIGHLTTSPLVTSDPQNSTTVAAGNLSAVLTEQWKNRHRLSPQSSVAPIPTGAPDHIPVKQCLLAILILALVATTFLVCTVVLAVRLSRKNHMYPVRNYSPTEMVCISSLLPEGGEVPPATTNGGLPNAKSQGIKAEPGEGRDGDDLTLQSFLP